One window of the Brevundimonas goettingensis genome contains the following:
- a CDS encoding TonB-dependent receptor, with protein MSQYRYLAGALAAVSVTAISSAVAAQEARPFSIAPGALADALPVFGAQSGLQIVYTPETVAGAQTAGLHGPYEPLAGLTRLLAGSGLSWTQTRPGVFVLRRMQSAASEDPTTQVEDVIVTGTLLKGSGELASPVLVLDRDALDRRGRGTVAEVLTDLPQNYQGSGTPGALLAGADGSGSNGVVATGINLRGLGTDATLVLVNGRRLAGTGFMAEFADVSALPSAAVERVDVLLDGASALYGADAVAGVVNIIMRRAFDGQESRFRVSAAEGGAETVQASHLAGTSWSSGSALLSYEYQHQNPLNARDRAYTATGDLRPFGGSDWRGIFSAPGNIVDFDPGIGSYVASFAIRPNATGAARTPADSAAGQANLQAPSFGVDLSPELERHSVYGRVRQSIGDRLDLTADVRFSRRTYGFDNVAAATILEVTDANPFFVSPNGQTEHTIAYSFLGDLGLTRQSGSSRSVGVTAGASYDFGKGWSLEGYLSYADERGEAAITDRVNTARLDEALGNTPDDPATAYSAARDGYFNPFGAGAANGSAVLDFIGAGYSSELDRSRAMSANLLLEGPLTTLPGGDLKIAVGAQWRNEAFETRSTSFLSSLTPIVTETPQRDRTIAAAFAEARLPLFGPDNARPGLRRLELSVAGRIEDYDDFGTTSNPKLGLVWSPVADLTFRGSWGTSFRAPALPQLFDESAVGATLVPRADGSRLLAIYLYGGNPDLKPETAETWTAGFDYRRANGLQLSASYFNTRFENRIAQPTNENLSGVLTDPSLAPFVHLIDPANAADLALVQSYISTPGFVFGNLFPPSTYGAVLDGRWVNAASVALSGLDLAAAYPVTLGEATVTFDATASWLFDYRTQTTPAAPTLDVLDQVGRPTRLRSRAGASTRWREYSADLHWIHVSDYADAAGRRIESWDTADLSLGWSPVGGGWDGLTVALTVQNLFDRDPPFYDNPTGYGFDPGQANLLGRVAAFQLTRRW; from the coding sequence ATGAGTCAGTACCGTTATCTCGCCGGGGCCCTGGCGGCCGTGTCCGTCACTGCGATCAGCAGCGCCGTCGCCGCTCAGGAGGCGCGCCCGTTCAGCATTGCTCCCGGCGCGCTCGCTGACGCCTTGCCGGTGTTCGGCGCCCAGTCCGGGCTGCAGATCGTCTACACGCCCGAGACCGTGGCAGGCGCACAAACGGCCGGATTGCATGGACCTTATGAACCGCTGGCCGGGCTGACCCGACTGTTGGCGGGCTCGGGGCTCAGCTGGACCCAGACCCGACCCGGCGTCTTCGTGCTGCGCCGGATGCAGTCCGCCGCCTCCGAGGATCCGACGACCCAGGTGGAGGACGTCATCGTCACCGGGACCTTGCTGAAGGGGTCCGGCGAACTGGCGTCGCCCGTTCTGGTTCTCGATCGCGACGCCCTGGATCGCAGGGGGCGCGGAACGGTCGCCGAGGTGCTGACCGACCTGCCGCAGAACTATCAGGGCAGCGGCACGCCGGGCGCACTGCTGGCCGGCGCCGACGGCAGCGGCTCCAACGGCGTCGTGGCGACAGGGATCAATCTCAGGGGACTGGGGACCGACGCGACCCTGGTTCTGGTCAACGGACGCCGTCTGGCCGGCACGGGCTTCATGGCCGAGTTCGCCGACGTTTCCGCCTTGCCGTCGGCCGCGGTCGAGCGCGTGGACGTCTTGCTCGACGGCGCGTCGGCCTTGTACGGCGCCGACGCGGTCGCCGGCGTCGTCAACATCATCATGCGGCGCGCGTTCGACGGGCAGGAAAGCCGGTTTCGGGTGTCGGCGGCGGAAGGTGGAGCCGAGACGGTGCAGGCCTCGCATCTGGCGGGGACATCCTGGTCATCGGGCTCCGCGCTCCTGTCCTACGAGTACCAGCATCAGAACCCGTTGAACGCGCGTGATCGCGCCTATACGGCGACGGGCGATCTGAGGCCCTTCGGCGGTTCGGACTGGCGCGGCATCTTCAGCGCCCCCGGCAATATCGTCGACTTCGATCCGGGGATTGGCAGCTATGTCGCGAGCTTCGCCATCCGGCCAAACGCGACCGGGGCGGCGCGGACGCCCGCGGATTCCGCGGCGGGCCAGGCCAATCTGCAAGCGCCGTCGTTCGGCGTGGATCTTTCGCCCGAGCTCGAGCGCCACAGTGTCTACGGCCGGGTCCGGCAATCGATTGGCGATCGGCTGGATCTGACGGCTGACGTGCGTTTCAGTCGCCGCACCTATGGCTTCGACAACGTCGCGGCGGCGACCATTCTGGAGGTCACAGACGCCAATCCCTTCTTCGTGTCGCCAAACGGGCAGACGGAGCACACGATCGCCTATTCATTCCTGGGCGATCTGGGCCTGACCCGGCAATCAGGCTCGTCACGCAGCGTGGGCGTGACGGCGGGCGCCAGCTACGATTTCGGGAAGGGCTGGTCGCTGGAAGGCTACCTGTCCTACGCCGACGAGCGGGGCGAGGCGGCTATCACGGACCGGGTCAACACTGCGCGTCTGGATGAGGCTCTGGGCAATACGCCCGACGATCCCGCCACGGCCTACAGCGCTGCGCGCGACGGTTATTTCAATCCCTTCGGCGCCGGCGCCGCGAACGGCTCGGCAGTGCTGGACTTCATCGGCGCCGGATATTCCAGCGAACTCGACCGCAGTCGCGCCATGTCCGCCAACCTGCTTCTGGAAGGCCCACTCACGACCCTGCCGGGCGGCGATCTGAAGATCGCCGTCGGCGCCCAGTGGCGTAACGAGGCCTTCGAGACGCGCTCGACGTCCTTCCTGTCGTCGCTCACTCCGATCGTAACAGAGACGCCGCAGCGTGATCGCACGATCGCGGCGGCCTTCGCCGAGGCGCGTCTCCCCCTCTTTGGTCCGGACAATGCGCGGCCTGGCTTGCGACGGCTGGAGCTCTCGGTCGCGGGCCGGATCGAGGACTACGACGACTTCGGAACCACCTCCAATCCCAAGCTCGGTCTGGTCTGGTCGCCGGTCGCCGACCTGACATTTCGGGGATCCTGGGGCACGTCGTTTCGCGCGCCTGCGCTTCCGCAGTTGTTCGATGAGTCCGCGGTGGGCGCGACGCTCGTCCCCCGCGCCGACGGATCCCGGCTTCTGGCCATCTATCTGTACGGGGGCAATCCCGACCTGAAGCCGGAGACGGCCGAAACCTGGACAGCCGGGTTCGACTATCGCCGCGCCAACGGGCTGCAACTGAGTGCAAGCTACTTCAACACACGGTTTGAGAACCGCATCGCCCAACCCACCAACGAGAACCTCTCAGGGGTTCTCACCGATCCATCGCTGGCGCCGTTCGTTCACCTGATCGACCCCGCCAACGCCGCCGACCTTGCCCTGGTCCAGAGCTATATTTCCACGCCCGGCTTTGTTTTCGGAAATCTGTTCCCGCCCTCGACCTACGGCGCCGTGCTGGATGGCCGCTGGGTCAACGCGGCCTCGGTCGCCCTCAGCGGTCTGGATCTCGCGGCCGCCTATCCGGTCACGCTGGGTGAGGCGACGGTGACCTTCGACGCGACCGCCTCGTGGCTGTTCGACTATCGCACGCAAACAACGCCCGCCGCGCCCACGCTGGACGTGCTCGACCAGGTCGGGCGTCCCACAAGGCTGCGGTCGCGGGCGGGCGCCTCGACGCGGTGGCGGGAGTATTCGGCGGACCTGCACTGGATCCATGTGTCCGACTATGCGGACGCTGCGGGTCGCAGGATCGAGTCCTGGGACACGGCCGATCTCAGCCTCGGCTGGTCGCCCGTCGGCGGCGGGTGGGACGGCCTGACCGTCGCCCTGACGGTCCAGAACCTGTTCGACCGGGACCCGCCCTTCTACGACAATCCGACGGGCTACGGTTTCGACCCGGGTCAGGCCAATCTGCTCGGGCGCGTCGCCGCGTTCCAGCTGACCAGGCGCTGGTAG
- a CDS encoding FecR family protein, whose protein sequence is MSDQQRRVAKADAEAASWHTRLANRSVSADMISEFYEWRQDPLNDEAYGKVQAMWTKARALEGRPDIQTAIADAMARKKKPDRSRIWIGALVASTGIALAIGGTFWFQGRNAYATDVGEERVVQLADGSTVRLDTGSSIKVAFSGGQRRVELEGGRALFNVAHDRSRPFIVLAGATQVRAVGTVFDVRRAGTGVTVSMVSGLVEVTGPDLPAGPPKRLATGQRALVSPQGLQTQTINVADATSWAEGRLVFRATPLSEAVEEVNRYLTDKIVLAPGTPLAQPLSGVFHTGDREAFVSAICELFQLRATTNPDGSVRLTADKMLREPLGETRG, encoded by the coding sequence ATGAGCGATCAACAGCGTCGCGTGGCGAAGGCCGATGCAGAAGCCGCGTCCTGGCATACCCGGCTGGCGAACCGCAGCGTCTCGGCCGACATGATCAGCGAATTCTATGAATGGCGGCAGGATCCCCTGAACGACGAAGCCTACGGCAAGGTTCAGGCTATGTGGACCAAGGCCCGGGCCTTGGAGGGACGGCCGGATATCCAGACGGCGATCGCCGATGCCATGGCCCGCAAGAAGAAGCCCGATCGCAGCCGGATCTGGATCGGAGCGCTGGTCGCCTCGACGGGGATTGCTTTGGCGATCGGCGGGACCTTCTGGTTCCAGGGTCGCAACGCCTATGCGACGGATGTGGGCGAGGAACGCGTCGTGCAACTGGCCGACGGCTCGACTGTCAGACTGGATACGGGATCCAGCATCAAGGTCGCCTTCAGCGGCGGACAACGACGGGTCGAACTTGAAGGAGGCAGGGCGCTTTTCAACGTCGCCCATGACCGCTCGCGGCCCTTCATCGTCCTGGCCGGCGCAACCCAGGTGCGCGCCGTCGGCACGGTGTTCGACGTTCGACGCGCCGGGACCGGGGTGACGGTATCGATGGTGTCGGGACTGGTCGAAGTCACTGGCCCCGACCTCCCGGCCGGCCCGCCCAAGCGTCTGGCGACCGGCCAACGGGCTCTGGTGTCGCCGCAGGGCCTTCAGACCCAGACCATCAATGTCGCCGATGCCACCAGCTGGGCGGAAGGACGTCTTGTCTTCCGCGCGACGCCTCTGAGCGAGGCGGTCGAGGAGGTGAACCGCTATCTCACCGACAAGATCGTCCTGGCGCCGGGAACACCCCTCGCACAGCCGCTCAGCGGCGTCTTTCACACCGGTGATCGCGAGGCCTTTGTGTCGGCCATCTGCGAACTGTTCCAACTGAGGGCGACGACCAACCCCGACGGGTCGGTTCGTCTGACAGCTGATAAAATGTTGCGCGAGCCATTGGGAGAAACCCGAGGCTGA
- a CDS encoding RNA polymerase sigma factor, translating into MTDGYGRIGRQDAPGLSALHERYDRWLTRAVRKRFGAQDADDVVQDTWVRIASLDLVEAIRHPKAFLLRTAINLALDRHRHRAVIEKSADALRRSGQAQSDQLEAVLLEEIVLGLPEPLRDVFVLSRFACLSHAQIGEQLGISIKTVEWRMTKATALCTARLSL; encoded by the coding sequence GTGACGGATGGCTATGGACGAATAGGCAGACAAGACGCCCCCGGTCTGTCGGCGCTGCATGAGCGTTACGACCGGTGGCTCACCCGCGCCGTACGCAAACGCTTCGGCGCCCAGGACGCCGACGATGTGGTTCAGGACACATGGGTCCGCATCGCGTCGCTCGACCTCGTCGAGGCCATCCGCCATCCCAAGGCTTTCCTCCTGCGCACGGCGATCAATCTCGCGCTCGACCGGCACAGGCACCGCGCCGTGATAGAGAAATCCGCCGATGCGCTGCGTCGCTCGGGCCAGGCCCAATCCGACCAACTTGAAGCTGTGCTGCTGGAAGAAATCGTGCTTGGCTTGCCAGAGCCCTTGCGTGATGTCTTTGTGTTAAGTCGCTTCGCATGTTTGAGCCACGCGCAGATCGGTGAGCAGTTGGGCATCTCCATCAAGACTGTAGAATGGCGTATGACAAAGGCGACGGCCCTTTGTACGGCTCGATTGTCTCTCTGA
- a CDS encoding cysteine desulfurase family protein, with the protein MDGPLYLDHNATTPVDPRVIAAAEPYLREAFGNASSIDHQHGHIAASAVERAREQVAVAIGARPAEIVFTSGCTEANNLAIFGAARALGEKRHIVTSAIEHPAVLEPLRALEAEGWRVTYLPVDSQGRVSADAVQRALEPDTGLVSIMGANNEVGTLQPIGEIGGLCAARDILFHSDLAQVAASGGIDVERDNLHLASLSGHKVYGPKGVGALYVRSRRPRVRLRPLVFGGGQERGLRPGTLNTPGIVGLGAALSIAASEGAAETEKLRDLGLAFRSRIEAVLDDVLWNGAEARIASNLSLTIPGVDPFALMRRLGDRISFSAASACATGKVETSHVLVAMFGDTPRARGAFRIAPGRFTTLKEMERAADWIAAEASRLRAGAFSADAAAS; encoded by the coding sequence ATGGACGGGCCGCTTTACCTCGACCACAATGCGACGACCCCCGTTGACCCCCGGGTTATCGCGGCAGCGGAGCCCTATCTGCGAGAAGCGTTCGGTAATGCCTCCAGCATCGACCATCAACATGGACATATCGCTGCGAGCGCTGTGGAGCGAGCGCGCGAACAGGTGGCGGTCGCCATTGGGGCCCGTCCGGCCGAGATCGTCTTTACCAGCGGCTGTACGGAGGCCAACAACTTGGCGATCTTCGGGGCCGCGCGCGCGCTCGGCGAGAAACGCCACATCGTTACCTCGGCCATCGAACATCCTGCTGTGCTCGAACCCCTGCGCGCTCTGGAGGCCGAGGGGTGGCGGGTGACCTATCTGCCTGTCGACAGCCAAGGGCGGGTCTCGGCCGACGCGGTTCAGCGCGCGCTAGAGCCGGACACGGGACTAGTCTCGATAATGGGGGCCAACAACGAGGTCGGCACCCTCCAGCCCATCGGGGAGATCGGCGGCCTGTGCGCTGCCCGGGACATCCTTTTCCATTCAGACCTCGCCCAAGTGGCCGCGTCGGGCGGCATCGATGTGGAGCGCGACAATCTCCACCTCGCAAGCCTTTCGGGACACAAGGTATACGGCCCCAAGGGCGTTGGCGCCCTCTATGTCCGGTCTCGTCGGCCCCGTGTTCGCTTGCGCCCCCTGGTCTTTGGCGGCGGCCAGGAACGAGGGCTTCGGCCGGGCACCCTCAATACGCCGGGCATTGTCGGACTGGGCGCTGCGCTCTCGATAGCCGCCAGCGAGGGCGCGGCGGAGACCGAAAAGTTGCGCGACCTAGGTCTGGCATTCCGATCCCGGATCGAGGCCGTGCTCGACGATGTTCTGTGGAACGGCGCCGAGGCCCGCATTGCCAGCAATCTATCTCTTACTATTCCGGGGGTGGACCCCTTCGCCCTGATGCGCAGGCTCGGAGACCGGATCAGTTTCTCGGCGGCAAGCGCCTGTGCGACGGGCAAGGTCGAAACATCTCACGTGCTGGTCGCCATGTTCGGCGATACGCCCCGAGCGCGCGGCGCGTTCAGGATCGCTCCGGGCCGCTTCACTACCCTCAAAGAGATGGAACGCGCCGCCGACTGGATCGCCGCCGAAGCTTCACGTTTGCGCGCAGGAGCTTTCAGCGCCGACGCGGCTGCGTCCTAG
- the dndE gene encoding DNA sulfur modification protein DndE: MHYSKLRISADATSKLRSLRQRTGVTPNLLCRMALMVSLEQGALGPIKAPDEDGSEFNAYTLTGEYGALFAALLRWVEEGERPVEPLSNEALLDRLRGHIHRGVGALSVRAKSPVDILRLVPEAA; the protein is encoded by the coding sequence ATGCACTACAGCAAGCTTAGGATTTCGGCGGACGCCACGAGCAAGCTGCGATCATTGCGCCAGAGGACCGGCGTAACGCCCAACCTGCTTTGCCGGATGGCTTTGATGGTCTCGCTCGAGCAGGGCGCGCTTGGACCGATCAAGGCGCCGGACGAGGACGGTTCCGAATTCAACGCCTATACGCTCACTGGCGAGTACGGGGCCCTGTTCGCGGCGCTCCTGCGGTGGGTCGAGGAGGGAGAGCGTCCGGTCGAGCCTCTGTCCAACGAGGCTCTCCTCGACCGGTTGCGCGGCCACATCCATCGCGGCGTTGGTGCCTTGTCCGTGCGCGCCAAGTCGCCCGTCGACATCCTGCGCCTCGTCCCCGAGGCCGCTTGA
- the dndD gene encoding DNA sulfur modification protein DndD, whose translation MILNRLQFTDFGLYAGRIEFDLAPRRHRGVAAPIILVGGRNGAGKTTLLEGVRLALYGRRALGPRVSRQEYHAYLAGRVHRGAGVAGASVEIAFDYAEAGVVHTYRVLRAWTVAGQTVNEILELEKDGAPVHAVPREEWHQFLQELIPPGVSQLFFFDGEKIGEIADDDAGDGQLAAAIKALLGLDLIGRLQLDLGVFLARQKDREGDALVARLEGLTAEIEAETARALDLSDALAEVVSARHAQAQKADRVRNAFVAEGGEAALQRSRIEGELVELGRQRLAAEHELRDMANRLLPFAMAPKVVGSFLTAFRHAAGTANDAGTVSRLLGDLRAWREAPADGRAADWSDDHWSDLLAFVSREASVGAATSPAFREVGDGASALARLDEVDRAARPRAMALREQLDGLVETIQAHEASLVRANGAASGVLLDDLRATEQTLGALTATVKLRQDALATVRGRLFTLERERRTLIDVQAQSVQSDERQALAARVGLALAEYETRLLDRKLKDLRSEFVECFRLLARKADFVSDVLIDRDTFAMTLLDGSGQVLPRSALSAGEKQIYAIALLWALARTSGRPLPMIIDTPLARLDTEHRARLAERYFPAASHQVILLSTDTEIDGELADGLRPHISHVYRLDYDAERCTTSAQPGYFRGRPTSTRLIDALQQA comes from the coding sequence ATGATACTCAACCGATTGCAGTTCACTGACTTCGGCCTCTACGCGGGCCGGATCGAGTTTGATCTCGCGCCGCGTCGCCATCGCGGGGTGGCGGCGCCGATCATACTGGTCGGTGGCCGCAACGGCGCCGGCAAGACGACGTTGCTTGAAGGCGTTCGGCTGGCCCTGTACGGGCGGCGGGCGCTAGGGCCGCGCGTGTCGCGCCAAGAGTATCACGCCTATCTCGCGGGCCGGGTCCATCGGGGCGCAGGCGTCGCCGGGGCCTCCGTTGAAATCGCATTCGACTATGCCGAGGCCGGCGTCGTCCACACCTATCGTGTCCTCCGGGCTTGGACCGTGGCCGGCCAGACGGTGAACGAGATCCTAGAGCTGGAAAAGGATGGTGCGCCGGTGCACGCCGTGCCGCGCGAGGAATGGCACCAGTTCCTCCAAGAACTGATCCCTCCCGGCGTGTCCCAACTTTTCTTCTTCGATGGCGAGAAGATTGGCGAGATTGCCGACGACGACGCCGGAGACGGCCAGCTCGCCGCGGCGATCAAGGCCCTTCTCGGGCTTGATCTGATCGGTCGCTTGCAGCTCGATCTGGGCGTGTTTCTCGCACGGCAGAAGGATCGCGAGGGAGACGCGCTCGTCGCGCGTCTGGAGGGTCTGACCGCCGAGATCGAGGCTGAAACGGCGCGGGCGCTCGACCTGAGCGATGCGCTGGCAGAGGTGGTCTCCGCCCGACATGCCCAGGCCCAGAAGGCGGACAGGGTGCGTAACGCCTTTGTCGCCGAAGGCGGCGAGGCGGCCTTGCAGCGATCGCGGATCGAGGGCGAACTTGTGGAGCTGGGGCGTCAGCGCCTCGCCGCCGAACACGAGCTGCGCGACATGGCCAACCGGCTCCTGCCTTTCGCCATGGCGCCCAAGGTCGTGGGATCCTTCCTGACCGCCTTCCGCCACGCCGCCGGAACCGCGAATGACGCCGGAACGGTGTCGCGCCTTTTGGGCGATCTAAGAGCTTGGCGCGAGGCGCCGGCGGATGGTCGCGCGGCCGACTGGAGCGATGACCACTGGTCGGACCTGCTGGCGTTCGTCTCGCGTGAGGCCTCCGTCGGGGCTGCGACGAGCCCGGCGTTTCGGGAGGTTGGGGACGGCGCCAGCGCCTTGGCGCGTCTCGACGAGGTGGACCGGGCCGCCAGGCCGAGGGCGATGGCCCTGCGTGAACAACTGGACGGTTTGGTCGAGACCATCCAGGCCCATGAAGCTTCGTTGGTCCGCGCCAACGGTGCCGCGTCAGGTGTCCTGCTTGATGACCTTCGCGCCACCGAACAGACACTCGGCGCGCTGACCGCGACCGTGAAACTGCGGCAGGACGCCCTGGCGACTGTCCGGGGGCGTCTGTTCACCCTAGAGCGCGAACGCCGCACTCTAATCGACGTCCAGGCCCAGTCGGTGCAGTCGGACGAACGCCAGGCTCTGGCGGCGCGCGTGGGTCTGGCCCTGGCCGAATACGAGACCCGGCTTCTCGATCGGAAGCTCAAGGATCTTCGATCCGAATTCGTGGAGTGTTTCAGGCTGCTGGCCCGCAAGGCGGATTTCGTCAGCGATGTGCTCATCGACCGGGACACCTTCGCGATGACCCTTCTGGATGGGTCAGGACAGGTTCTTCCGAGAAGCGCCCTTTCCGCCGGGGAGAAGCAGATCTATGCGATCGCCCTTCTCTGGGCTCTCGCTCGGACCAGCGGACGACCGCTGCCGATGATCATCGACACGCCGCTCGCCCGTCTCGACACTGAGCACCGGGCTCGCCTCGCGGAGCGCTATTTTCCCGCGGCGTCTCATCAGGTCATCCTATTATCGACCGACACGGAGATCGACGGCGAACTGGCCGACGGCCTGCGACCGCACATCTCGCATGTCTATCGGCTGGACTATGACGCCGAGCGCTGCACCACCTCCGCCCAGCCCGGCTACTTCAGAGGGCGACCGACCAGTACGAGGCTGATCGATGCACTACAGCAAGCTTAG